The genomic region TCGGACAGGTACAGTAAGCATGGTGAATAAAACATTCAGAGTCCAGCCAGGCTTCCATGTTACCTTGTCAAAAGTCTCTCCCGTCTCCCACACAGCAAACACTTTCTGCTCATCAGCAGCTGCCTTGCTCTGGGCAGGAAACTACAGTAAGAGAAGAGAACAAACAACTGATGACAGTTATACAGGACGAAAGAGAAATAACTTATAAAATAACGAGGAGACATTGGAAAAAAACTGATGGAAATGGAGGAcgggacagaaagagacaacACTAAGCATTAAAGACAGAAGACCTAGAAAGATGTTCAAGTTAGTCCCAACAAATCATTACCCCAACCTGGTGTTAATGCACATATACTGAGGCATGTGATGTAAATGTGATGTCCAGGCTGGCACAATAAGGCAATCTGATTAACCAACTCATCTACCCATATGCATACCACCCTTGGAGCTGAagattgttttttaaaatgctGATCTACAGTCAGTTTTGTATTCCATCTGACTATGGTTTACAGGTCAAATCCAGGAAGGAAATCTGATCCCAAACCTTTGCATGCAAGCTTAAAACCTCCTGAAATAGTAATAGGCTTTGTCCTCTCAGCCAATAATGAAAAGCAATTTAACAGTAAACAGGTTCCTCCCTGTCCCCCCTCCAGCCAGCGTCTAAATCCTTCAACCGTTAAGAGGAGAGACAAGAGAGGGGGATGAGAACATAAGACAGGTTAAACAGGGATCTCATACTGGGAGCAGGGAGACCAGCAGCTTATCCAACCAGCAGGTGGGATCGTCTCAGACCTGAATACAATAGGAAGGAGTGTCGCAGGTGTGACTGCCAACAACCTTAATTCCATTATTTCTTTGATTTCCACCTTACGAGGCAGGACAGAACCACATCTCATAGGGAAATGTTGGTTTTGGCATAGCACAATTGAGCAGCTAGATTGAAATCACACTGAGCCATCAGGATGTATTCAGAGAGATGAACTTGAGAAGGCCAACCCTCCATCGccttattgttttcactatttcAGAAGCAAAGTGGTTAACTGTCGCAGGGACACGACCGTTGGTTAGTTACCCTGTTGCTGAAAAGTGATAGCTTCACTCCTGAGGTAAGCAGAGACCACCATTCAAAAGGAGCAGAGTCACCAGGAAGGTGTTTTTCTGGATCAACATTTTCTGGAGATGGTTCCGAGAAGCTATCCTATGAAATTGTTTCTACAACAAGATTTTCAGACAACAGCCCATTAACCAAATTACTATGATTTGGATATTTAAAGATGTCCATGGGCTGTGAATCTCATGAACTGATTAAAGGAAATTTGTAGGCATAAATAAAAATCAGAGAATCGGGGATGAATCGATCATGGGATGTTAACTAAAAACAACCTGTTTAGCTGTTATATGTTGATTACTGGGTAGGAATGGTGACCACCCGAGGTCTTTACTCCAGGAAAAGAGGATTGTCATCTTTGGATATCTAGCGACTCACCATAGACAAATAGGTCCGTCTTTAACTGAAATCCTCAGAGACCACAGGTCTTTGGGGGGGATTTAAAGGTGCCCTATGCAGCATTTTCCCTTTAGAATATCCAGTTATAACCCTTACATACCATCAGTTAATATtgtatagaaatatatatatctggcattgtcaggactgacactatCCTCAATGCCATGGCTGCAAGTAATCATCtcatttagctagttggctagatagTCAAGGAAATGTATGTGTACGTTAATAGATTGATAACGACAGAGAAACAATTATACTACATAGAAAATCACTCGATGTTCCtgattatttaatttatatgaGTGCAGTTACCTTTTAGGAAGGTATCATAGAAGTCTTTGGTCGAGACaataagctaatgttagctagataaGTTGCATCCGAGCAGGCACACCTTAATTCCATTTCTTGCAGGTGTTCTCTGCAAACCTGGTGTTCTCCGCAAAATGTtaagtaaaacaaatatgcattgtggAACCTtatgaaaaaacaaatattgcttGGAAGCAATTATATTGCCTTATTGTTGCTAGATTTAGCCTTGTGCAAACTGGTCGAAGTGCTCATATTATTGTTCCAGCCAGCGCTAGCTAGCACGATTATGGTTTCATATTCGCTAGGTAGCCATCAACAGGTCTTTGAAATATGGCAATGCATCTAACGCAATAGATAGCCCAGATGACGTTTTGGTTTaccttttttaatgttttccatAGTAATGGTTTATTAACCATTCTTTTGTATATGTGGGACAATATCCTGGTGCCACTCGCTAACTTGAAACAGACGTCTTTcactagcagttgcagtgtaactcaaaactaacattgaaaaaccatcaagtaaacaaaattagtccaggtatttatgtaATCTACACAAATACCTACAACACccgcaagaaaaacaattatggaCGTACGATGCATGCCCGTAACCTCGCATGAAGCACatatcattcacctttttggagctgaaaatagttggcgatttggatattgcacatgtTAATATTGCAATTTAGattctattttaattaattgcGCAGCCCTACTTCAGACTGGTCAGTATGCTCGTAGTTAGTAGTGACACggtcagatcctaatggagttataaAACCGATATTCAACTTATTGCCGATAGGTGGAGTAAAGGTGAAGCTGCATAGCGCACCTTTAAGCTGTCCTGTGGAATTAACGCTAACTCTAATCCCTGTCCCATGCCAGTTTCAAAACACAATCTAGCCCTCATGGGATGTTGACAGTTCAGTAGCGACAGGGCTCAGTAGCGACAGGGCTCAGTAGCGACAGGGCTCAGTAGCGACAGGGCTCAGTAGCGACAGGGCTCAGTAGCGACAGGGCTCAGTAGCGACAGGGCTCAGTAGCGACAGGGCTCAGTAGCGACAGGGCTCAGTAGCGACAGGGCTCAGTAGCGACAGGGCTCAGTAGCGACAGGGCTCAGTAGCGACAGGGCTCACTAGCGACAGGGCTCAGTAGCGACAGGGCTCACTAGCGACAGGGCTCACTAGCGACAGGGCTCACTAGCGACAGGGCTCACTAGCGACAGGGCTCACTAGCGACAGGGCTCACTAGCGACAGGGCTCACTAGCGACAGGGCTCACTAGCGACAGGGCTCACTAGCGACAGGGCTCACTAGCGACAGGGCTCACTAGCGACAGGGCTCACTAGCGACAGGGCTCACTAGCGACAGGGCTCACTAGCGACAGGGCTCACTAGCGACAGGGCTCACTAGCGACAGGGCTCAGGGTGTAATACTCACAGGCACCAGTATCTGTTTGCAGTGGCTCATCAGTATGGTATCCTGCAGCAGGCGGTCAGAGACTGTGTGGAAAAGACTGTGTCCAGGGGGCAGGGAGGCCAAGTGGAGATTGAAAAGCCTCTTAACTTCACTCAGAGTGAGCACATAGTGCTTCCTGAACGTGTTCCAGACAAAGTCTCTCAACTCCGGGGAAGGCGAGGGGGCGGGTGTCCCGGCGTGGCCGTTATGAGGGTCTGAAGTAGGAGAGGAGGTGGCGGAGGAGGGGTAACCGTTAATGGAGCCGTTAGCAAGAGCGGCAGAAGATGTGTCCATGGGTTCGTCTTCTGCGTCGCTGACCGGTTCCTCTTTGACCCGAACTCCGGTTCCAGTGCTAACACAGTCTCCAGCTTGTCCCTGTGGAGGAGCTCTCAGGTCCTTCTGAACAGAGGGCGGGTTCTGTCGTGCACGCTCACGGGCAGCCTTTAAACGTTGCTCGCCACTCATGTGCACAACTTCTGCAATTGAGAAAGACAGTTGTTCAGCAAGTGACCTCTCTAAGAACATTATGGCAGAGGGACGTCGTTATGAGCAGGCAAACACTACAACACCTCTGGGTTGGTCCTTTTTGGGTGCCAGGTCCTCCTTGGAGAAGTTAAAGACCTTCTCTAAtctgcaaacacacaaaaaataaaaacataaaatctatCCACGTCTCTTTCCATACCAAGAGAAAcactgggtgggtgggtgggtgtggtttcATACTTGCTCTGTATCCCTAGCCACAACATTTGCTGCCTCTGGGCCACATCAGGGTGCTTCCTGATGAAATCACTGTCACTTGGCAACAGAAACTCCCAGCCCCGATTGATACGAGGCACCGCCATGTGTTCCAGGAAGTCCTTCACATCCTCTGGAGGGAGCTGGAAGTCACAGGGAGGACAAACCTTAGTGTCTCTTACCTATTGACAGGTAAGAGACACTTCAGGTGCCTCTCAGCAGGCGCTCCTGCTGCCTGACAGGGGTGATGGGACTGTCAACAGCTGGCCATTACCTTGATGATCCCTGCTATCTCCTTCCTCATCACTGAGCGCTCATGAGTGAACCTCCACATCTATGAAGAGAAATAAATTCCACTACGCTTTATTATCAACCACGAAATGCCAACCACGGTACCAACATTCACAAATTAAGTGTGAAATATCACAGATTATTTTGTACAGTTTCTGCTTAAAGAGCCCACAAATTTAGAGTTGATAGAGAATTTTAAGCTAATGGAAGAAAGATGATTGTTTTCTGCATTCCTTTTATTTAGGGCTCGTTTTGAAGTTTACACTGGCAGTGTATTTTTCCAcccttaaaatgtattcaaatttgTATTTCGTTTAGACTTAGCTGATCCCGCCCCCAGGCTGTGTGTAGTGAGATTTGCTATGCATTACGAAAGGGGAATGAGATCATGTGACTCACCACAAAGTCTCTTCCTCGACAGAGCACCTCGGCAGGCACGCCACTATGAGGACTGCAGCTGTTCTTAGGATACAGCACGTCACTgagcaaacacacagatacatgctACATTAgttatatttttctctgttcaaACGATACGGACAATATTAAGGAACTTTTTCATCTGGATCTGAGAGCCAGGGCCATAGATTCAGAGAGGCGAGTCGGTCTCTGAAAGCATCTGATGGTCGATTGAGAGCTACATCAGCTCCATCACCTTGGGTAATGGAACAACGTCTGACATCTTTAAGCAGCTGGACACCTGGGCAACATTGAATAAACCCATAACCCCTAGGAGTAGGTTATCCTTTTAAACTGTGACCTATGAAAAAGCATCCATCAGCACACGTAGCTGTTCCTTGAGTAGTCTGAAACAGTATGCAAATTCAGCTTTACAGTGCAACGAGTAACAAAGGTTTTGGAAAAGAGCTCTGAGACAATGATGCTCCTAAGAAGGCTCAGCTGGTCTCACCTCTTCACCACCCAGTTCCCCTGCACCAGTAGCGCCACCTGCTGGATACAGCGCAGCACTGCCGTGGAGTCGGTCCCCGGTGTCAGCAAACCCATCAGGTTGGCAAATGGCATCACCTTGACTGGAGTGGATGGAAATAATTAAAAGAATGAAAGggagaagagaaaaacaaacattcccaAAGCATTCTCAATGCGATCTACTGGGATTTTAGAATAAAATGAACAGGGCCTGTGTACCATTCTTCATCAGTGTCTTGACCTGGTCACCCAGAGGCAGTGTCCGGAGCTGGGCCATGGACAGCACATTACTGGGACCTGCAGGcttctcactgacacacacaccacatcagtTTAATACTCCCTGACACACCTCATTTTAATACTCCCTGACACACCTCATTTTAATACTCCCTGATACACAATTCCAAAGGACTATTACATGACACAATTAATATAACGTTTACTTACATCTTCTCCTCTGCTATAGGAGGCATGAGCATGGCCAGGTACTCCCTGAGAAAGGGGGATAACAGGAGTAGGAAATAAGAAAAGAGATGACACACAAAACAGCCTGACAGTCAAGCTTCACACAAGTTAAAATAAGCCACTTTTAACAAGacaccaggcaagcctagttcagtcggcccgcaatacaaaatgttgttacctcgagattcaaacctgggtcgccCATGTGAAAAGTTGtttcgttaaccactacaccacggagctatACATTTGTTAGGTGTCAATATAGCCTCATctctatcctgaataaatcctcttttgtcactggccgtattaatagttaattgccaatttgtgaatgacattgatacagtgaAACTGACAAACCTTTCTTACCAAGTTTACCTcccccacaaatagcggctatgtactACGTTCACCACTgaccattttaacagcgtattagccagtaataagctttactggtatctactaacttactggaatagtcataagaattgagcaattgctagcgagtctgccaaagctatttcatttcatggcaaaacaacatacttttttctttcatttgtgaatgacatttatacaataactatcaataaaggcaacaaTAGCtacattttcatcaagtgaaaagatgagagaattgtggaatctaccagaaataattaatagatgtcgttgctctcaatagattcaaacgtagtgcctcatgtggaagacctgtctttaaccactacgccacggcattacacgtttcagcagtcactagactcaATTgaagattgtgttaaactgactaatgtttcttattaagtttaccaccaccacaaagtgtctatgaactgtattgcttttgccactggccgttttaacagcttatgaaccagtaataggcttactaatatctactaacttcctaggaataatcataagaattgaccAACTTCTaccgagactgaagatgaactattccatgccaggaaagtcgcaatataaccgaaTACAGTTTCGGgtttcggttttagccagcaaagttttcataaatacggaataattcacaacgcatactttgcttcgcctgcgaggagatacgaactcgggacctatagttcacaaatccgcttctctaaccactacgctatttaacaaggggtagtcagtcagtcactcagtaagagacattcgctcttcttagccgctCCACTTACACAGCCCGGCAAAAACAAGGGAAACTGCTTGTAAGAACTCACTTAGGTGTTTTCACCAGTTCTGTGTTCTCAGAGCCTCCCATTGATTGGCAGTAAAGGTATTGCCTCTCATGGTCTGAACGCCcgtcctaaacacacacaaagaaggCATTAACTTTGGATTGGCCGTGATTTAGAAAAACCCAGGTCATGCAAGTGGGAGTAGGGGCGCCCACTCACATTGATGCTGTGGTAGTGCAGGTGGACCCAGGGCTCTTCTGCATGTTTCTTCTGAAGGAAGTCGTACGACTGGATACGTCTCTGACGGGCCTGTTCCGACTCTGGCCGGGAAAACCTCACCTGGAAGGGAGAGACCGGTTCTTTGAACGGTAACTCTACACATATCCCAATGTGTAACCTGTGAGagttactttgtgtgtgtgtgtgtgtggcggtgCAGCCTGTGCATTCCCTCACAGTGACCGCCTTGACGTCTTCCTCTGCCTCATCCTGAGAGGAGTCTCCCCCTTCATTAGCCgcctccctttctctgtgtttGCTGTCAGCCTTGTCCAGATAGGAGAAGCTGGGTCGCATCTGGAGGATGCCTTGCAGGGGCGTGACATGGAGCTCCCCTGAGGGCATCATCAACAGGGTGAGCGACATCATGACCAGTCAGTTTCATCAATGCGCTACTCAGCAACATATTTAGAAGTCAAGGCTAACAGGCAGAAAAGTAATGACTGTGGATTGGATATTTATGTGCACGTCCATAGACGTCCATAATAATGGATATGAATGTGCAGAAAGACAGCCACCTTGCCTGAAGATGGCAGCAGCGTATCTGGAGGTGTTGGTCGTGGACTGGATAGATGTGAATGTCTGCTTGTCCATCATCTTCCTGTAAATACATCAATCAATGTCAATTCACAGcatatcacacacatacacagattaCACGTAAAACTTAAACAGCAGTGAGAAGCAAATCAACACCAAGTGTACAAACTACTCACACAGAGTAGGTATTAGAGTCCTCAGAGGCAGTTCCATCCACATTGAGTGCTATCTGCTCTCCTTTACTCCGACAGTAGTTAGGACTCAGAGTGTTAATAGCCATCTCCAACTCAAcctacacacatagacacagtcAGCCGAGAATATTGTTTCTATATTTAACAGGCGAGGGAAGACTGTACCACCTTCTGCTGCTTGGGCTTGATCTTGGCGGATAGATGGGTGACATCATCATAGGTCATAGAGGAAGGGCGTACTGGATACTATGAAGGAcaagaaaacatgaaaataaaatgaacaaccGATTCAGATAATGGCAGAAAATGTTTACCATTAACGTATAAATAGTTTGTTGCAGAGTAGATACTTACCTGGAACAGATAGAGCTTGTCAACAAGGCTTTTAGCAAGGTATACATCaatctaaaaagaaaaaagacaaaaagattGGATATATATTCCTCCTATTGCTCAACATTACCGTGGCAGACACAATTAAACCTATGGTAGGGCAAAAACAGCATGGCTCATGGGAAAACGATATCACCTCTTGTATGATCGGGTCATCTTCCTCCCCGCTGGCCATAGTGAGGGGAGTGTGCTGGGGGAGAAGTCACAGATCAGCAGCGGACCTCCGGGAATGCAAACTAAGGCCACAGTAAGGCTCAGTGAACAAAACACTCTGTGAAATTTGGGTGAAAGGTAAGTAGCATCCTAAAGCAGAAATACTACTTATGCTACACACCAATGTAGAATTCTGCTTTTGGCTATTGTCCAATGTACTGAATAATGATGCTGCCAAAATATGATGACTGAAGGgaattgaagtaaaaaaaaaaaaacagcactcAACTAGCTGTTTTTGACTCTAGACTATAGTACTATACTACTTAACTAGGTGGCAGATCAAATCTGCTATAATCAGAAACACAATCTACAACGTCAGCAATATGGCTACTATAACCCACTAGTTTCCTGTGCGTTTAGTTATTAACTTGTAGTCACTATAATTTACAGTTCACTGAATTAACTAGGAACATTATGTTTTTAGCATATTTACTTTTGACACATCATGACAAGTCACATGCTTGATGCGGCTAGCAGAACTAGCGAGCTACCTACTCATTCGGCCAAACCATCGCTGAAAACACGAATCTGTTAAATTGCATGAGTGACATGTCACAAGTCTCTCAAGTAGCTAGTTAACTATATAGTTACCCACAGTATACATCTAGCTATATGGCTTAGATAACTACTGGCTATCAGATTAGCCGGTGGTTAGTTAACAACATAGCGTAATACCTAGAGTTTCGTTGGAGCAATCAAAGTAATTTGCCAGGCCTCGATTGTTTTTGTCTAGTTTTCCTGCTATATCAATATTGCGAAGGTGGACTATACCTCACCTGCAGACTTCACAATTCCCTGCGTTTATTTCATTCACGTATGTCAGTAGCTTTACTATGTTAAATACTtcaggtagctagctagctaacgtaaaAAATCCTGTCTGATGTGGCCATGTCTCTTGGTTGCTAAGCGTACCAGCTAGCAGCTACATACAGAGACACGTGGGGAGGAGCCGAGGATCCGCTATTAGCGTTCCCACAATGCAAAGCGAAACAATATCTTTTTGCCTGCAGATGTcgcaaaataacataaaaacaaatagggGTTTTAAACCTCTGTGATAAAACACACCTGTACTTAATGTAACTGACATTTTGATTGTTTGTTAGTTTGTTTTAGAACTTTCATACGGTGAACTTTCATACTGCCCTGGTCTAATCCCGATAGCCACAACAAATGTCAAAAAGCATACTAAGATGGACCAAGATCCAACAAAAGCATACTGACAGCGGTGGGATTCGAACCCACGCCCCCGAAGAGACTGGAGCcttaatccagcgccttagaccgctcggccacgcTATCACATAACAGTAGACCCTAGGAAAACTACATTTATCATGTCTACAGTGCACAAACGTGGCTATACAAATGTTGATCGTGCGATTTCTGCTTTTGCTTCTGACTTTTGCGTCTAACATTATTCACCAATAAACACGTTTTCGACTTCGTTTCGATCAAATTCAATTACatgggctttattggcatgaaagttagaattttaaacaatgttgCCAAAGCATTTTACACTGTAACAAGAAAAAGATTCATAacactaacccttaccctaaaccatgttgaaaataaatacaattacaattttagttatgtgtttatgtgtggttgtgtatctAAGATTATTT from Esox lucius isolate fEsoLuc1 chromosome 5, fEsoLuc1.pri, whole genome shotgun sequence harbors:
- the polr3e gene encoding DNA-directed RNA polymerase III subunit RPC5, producing MASGEEDDPIIQEIDVYLAKSLVDKLYLFQYPVRPSSMTYDDVTHLSAKIKPKQQKVELEMAINTLSPNYCRSKGEQIALNVDGTASEDSNTYSVKMMDKQTFTSIQSTTNTSRYAAAIFRQGELHVTPLQGILQMRPSFSYLDKADSKHREREAANEGGDSSQDEAEEDVKAVTVRFSRPESEQARQRRIQSYDFLQKKHAEEPWVHLHYHSINDGRSDHERQYLYCQSMGGSENTELVKTPKEYLAMLMPPIAEEKIEKPAGPSNVLSMAQLRTLPLGDQVKTLMKNVKVMPFANLMGLLTPGTDSTAVLRCIQQVALLVQGNWVVKSDVLYPKNSCSPHSGVPAEVLCRGRDFVMWRFTHERSVMRKEIAGIIKLPPEDVKDFLEHMAVPRINRGWEFLLPSDSDFIRKHPDVAQRQQMLWLGIQSKLEKVFNFSKEDLAPKKDQPREVVHMSGEQRLKAARERARQNPPSVQKDLRAPPQGQAGDCVSTGTGVRVKEEPVSDAEDEPMDTSSAALANGSINGYPSSATSSPTSDPHNGHAGTPAPSPSPELRDFVWNTFRKHYVLTLSEVKRLFNLHLASLPPGHSLFHTVSDRLLQDTILMSHCKQILVPFPAQSKAAADEQKVFAVWETGETFDKHRQVLYEIFTKSYRVRRNAIQAKLTHELGDQSTKADMDRLLKECCVSIGGMWYLKGTLQS